The following are encoded in a window of bacterium genomic DNA:
- a CDS encoding sigma-54 dependent transcriptional regulator: MTAAAPTILVVDDEASLRRLLSFTLARRGFRVALAETGEQAVEMVELDPPDICLLDVMLPGIDGLEVLRRARRLVPDLPVIMMTAFGTVERAVEAMKLGAHDFIAKPFDMDRLDIAVKNALSMGRLSRQVRRLTDELRARAGFRGIVGADAGLAPTVELVRKAVPTDLTVLLLGESGVGKELFARAIHDESPRAGGPFVAINCAALPEALLESELFGHERGAFTGADRRRVGRFEAADGGTLFLDEVAETSPAVQAKLLRALQERRAVPLGGSEARPFDVRVVCASNRDLQGLVREGLFREDLYFRLAAFPVT, translated from the coding sequence ATGACCGCTGCCGCGCCCACGATCCTCGTCGTCGACGACGAAGCCAGCCTGCGCCGGCTCCTCTCGTTCACGCTCGCCCGGCGCGGCTTCCGCGTCGCGCTGGCCGAGACGGGGGAGCAGGCGGTCGAGATGGTCGAGCTCGACCCGCCCGACATCTGCCTGCTCGACGTGATGCTCCCGGGGATCGACGGGCTCGAGGTCCTGCGGCGGGCGCGCCGCCTCGTGCCGGACCTGCCGGTGATCATGATGACCGCCTTCGGCACGGTCGAGCGGGCCGTCGAGGCGATGAAGCTCGGCGCGCACGACTTCATCGCCAAGCCGTTCGACATGGACCGGCTCGACATCGCCGTGAAGAACGCGCTCTCGATGGGCCGGCTGTCGCGGCAGGTGCGGCGCCTGACCGACGAGTTGCGCGCGCGCGCCGGCTTCCGCGGGATCGTCGGCGCCGACGCCGGGCTCGCGCCGACCGTGGAGCTCGTGCGCAAGGCGGTCCCGACCGACCTCACGGTGCTGCTGCTCGGCGAGTCGGGGGTCGGCAAGGAGCTGTTCGCGCGGGCGATCCACGACGAGAGCCCGCGGGCCGGCGGCCCGTTCGTGGCGATCAACTGCGCCGCGCTCCCCGAGGCGCTGCTGGAGAGCGAGCTGTTCGGGCACGAGCGGGGCGCCTTCACCGGCGCCGACCGGCGGCGCGTCGGGCGGTTCGAGGCGGCGGACGGCGGCACGCTCTTCCTCGACGAGGTGGCCGAGACGAGCCCGGCGGTGCAGGCGAAGCTGCTGCGCGCGCTGCAGGAGCGGCGGGCCGTCCCGCTCGGCGGGAGCGAGGCGCGGCCGTTCGACGTGCGCGTCGTCTGCGCCAGCAACCGCGACCTGCAGGGGCTCGTGCGCGAGGGGCTGTTCCGCGAGGACCTCTACTTCCGCCTCGCCGCCTTCCCGGTGACG